The Shewanella sp. MTB7 genome includes a window with the following:
- a CDS encoding response regulator transcription factor — protein MEQILVWVVDDDLDYCELISEVLSDEYQVSLFNDANSYRVALKLKTPALILMDINLPDVSGIELCQELMNSGKDVAVIFVSGMNTLEERLRAYEVSAVDFIAKPFELKELQAKVQAVASYQAKKQSLVQAESMSRNMAFQSMTESSQYGAVLQFFRQCFLCNDYQSLADAFFELMQQLNLSTCLEIRDDEVHYFAPNQADVSPIEANILELLDKHGRLYDFGCRTICNDNHVSFLIKNMPMDDEVLYGRLRDVIAVIVEGLEARILDIGRQKTLEHVFKEIQNLLGNISGAIVEHDNKFSAALTGVTTEIRSSFHLLDMTEEQEDYFASLIERNLKEASSAGDAFYRLQGSLKMVKNVVESSVS, from the coding sequence ATGGAGCAAATATTGGTTTGGGTAGTTGATGATGATCTGGATTATTGTGAGTTGATATCAGAGGTGCTCAGTGATGAGTATCAGGTTTCACTTTTTAATGATGCTAATTCATATCGCGTGGCGTTAAAACTGAAAACTCCAGCTCTTATTCTTATGGACATCAATTTACCTGACGTGAGTGGTATTGAGTTATGCCAAGAGTTGATGAATTCAGGAAAAGATGTCGCAGTCATATTTGTCTCAGGTATGAATACCCTTGAAGAGAGGTTGAGGGCTTATGAAGTCAGTGCCGTGGACTTTATTGCTAAGCCTTTTGAACTAAAAGAGTTGCAGGCAAAGGTACAGGCAGTTGCTTCATATCAAGCTAAAAAGCAATCTTTAGTTCAAGCGGAATCGATGTCAAGAAATATGGCGTTTCAGTCAATGACTGAATCATCGCAATACGGCGCTGTATTGCAATTTTTTAGGCAGTGTTTCCTCTGCAATGATTATCAAAGTTTAGCTGATGCTTTTTTTGAGTTGATGCAACAACTCAATCTCAGTACCTGCTTAGAGATCCGCGATGATGAGGTGCACTATTTTGCTCCTAATCAGGCTGATGTTAGCCCAATTGAAGCGAATATTTTGGAACTATTGGATAAGCATGGTCGCTTATATGACTTCGGTTGCCGAACCATATGTAATGATAATCATGTCTCATTTCTCATTAAAAATATGCCGATGGATGATGAAGTGCTATATGGCCGATTAAGGGATGTGATTGCGGTTATTGTTGAAGGATTAGAGGCGCGTATTCTGGATATTGGTCGTCAGAAAACTTTGGAACATGTATTTAAAGAGATCCAAAATCTTTTAGGTAATATCTCTGGAGCGATTGTAGAACATGATAATAAGTTCAGTGCTGCATTGACCGGGGTTACCACAGAAATTCGTAGCAGTTTTCATTTATTGGATATGACGGAAGAGCAAGAGGATTATTTTGCATCTTTAATAGAAAGGAATTTGAAAGAAGCGAGTTCCGCAGGAGATGCTTTTTATCGTCTACAAGGATCGCTTAAAATGGTTAAAAATGTGGTTGAGTCGAGCGTCTCCTAG
- a CDS encoding hemerythrin domain-containing protein, with amino-acid sequence MLARLNNDHKHIAILLNILKVKYGRLELGEAVNYNLIRDIVEYMQSYAEHSHHPLEDIINQYYMTKYSSEVGNDKLLREHQKMIALSASLMTSLNLILSDVVVPKEQLVMDLKSYVTEQEGHMAYENSIIFPLWSKMTDEEDWKEIGQECYLKLVDDPLFNGNDNTLFEELREYINLSETN; translated from the coding sequence ATGCTTGCAAGACTAAACAATGATCATAAGCATATCGCAATTTTGCTCAACATTCTGAAGGTGAAATACGGACGGTTAGAACTTGGTGAAGCTGTTAACTATAATCTTATTAGAGATATTGTTGAGTACATGCAAAGTTACGCTGAGCATAGTCACCATCCTTTAGAGGATATTATTAATCAGTATTACATGACGAAGTACTCTTCTGAAGTGGGTAATGATAAATTGCTCAGAGAGCATCAAAAGATGATAGCGCTTTCAGCGTCTTTAATGACCAGTTTAAACCTAATCTTAAGTGATGTAGTCGTTCCCAAAGAGCAGTTAGTCATGGATCTTAAGTCATATGTTACGGAGCAGGAGGGGCATATGGCATATGAGAACAGCATCATCTTTCCACTATGGTCTAAGATGACTGATGAGGAGGATTGGAAAGAGATTGGGCAGGAGTGCTACCTTAAGTTGGTTGATGATCCTCTGTTTAATGGTAACGATAACACGCTATTTGAAGAGTTAAGGGAGTATATTAATTTGTCTGAAACCAATTAG
- a CDS encoding DUF3545 family protein, with amino-acid sequence MNRLDYGSALDAVVERPSRSRSSNKKRKWREIEALKEKHRLLKELQDIDKSFECELDNLLM; translated from the coding sequence ATGAATCGACTAGATTATGGTAGTGCGCTAGATGCAGTCGTAGAAAGGCCGAGTCGCTCAAGAAGCTCCAACAAGAAACGTAAGTGGCGTGAAATTGAAGCCCTGAAAGAGAAGCATCGCTTACTTAAAGAGTTGCAGGATATCGACAAAAGTTTCGAATGCGAGTTAGATAACCTCCTGATGTAA
- the pgi gene encoding glucose-6-phosphate isomerase yields the protein MTKLTQSNTWKALQTHTQALPHMRNLFEDDAQRFNKMSTSACGLFLDYSKNRATQETLSLLLKLADETQLVSKIKAMFNGDVINTTENRAVLHIALRAKPEQPIRLDGVNIVQEVHETQQQMANFVEAVSSGAWKGYTGKAITDVVSIGIGGSFLGPKIVSQALRPYWTDKINCHFVANVDASAITEKLKLLDAETTLFIMSSKSFGTQETLTNALSAKDWFLKQGGEQKDVAQHFVAVTSNVTKATEFGIDASNIFPMWDWVGGRYSLWSTIGLPIALLIGMDNFRALLQGANEMDQHFLHAPLAENMPVLMGLLSLLYGNFHDAQSHVVLTYDHYLRGLPAYFQQLDMESNGKSVTLDGTDVDYSTGPVIWGGEGTNGQHAYHQLLHQGTALIPADFIMPLNSHNPLGEHHIQLASNCFGQTQALMQGRNYDEAMEELSNSELTADEQDLIAKHKVMPGNKPSNTILMDMLTPSTLGALIALYEHRTFVQGAIWDINSFDQWGVELGKNLGNDVLERLSAEVNATELDSSSNGLINMFRQGNI from the coding sequence ATGACCAAACTGACCCAGAGTAACACTTGGAAAGCACTTCAAACTCATACTCAAGCACTGCCTCATATGAGAAACTTGTTCGAAGATGATGCTCAGCGTTTTAACAAGATGTCGACTTCGGCCTGTGGTCTATTTTTAGATTACTCAAAAAATAGAGCAACACAAGAAACACTCTCTTTGTTGCTTAAGCTTGCCGATGAAACCCAGCTCGTGTCGAAAATAAAAGCCATGTTTAATGGTGACGTTATCAACACGACAGAAAATCGAGCTGTACTGCACATTGCTCTTCGCGCTAAACCTGAGCAACCAATACGGCTTGATGGTGTCAATATTGTACAAGAGGTACATGAGACTCAGCAGCAGATGGCCAACTTCGTTGAAGCTGTCAGTTCTGGAGCTTGGAAAGGCTACACAGGTAAAGCTATCACCGATGTGGTAAGCATTGGCATTGGAGGCTCCTTTTTAGGGCCTAAAATAGTTTCTCAGGCTCTTAGACCTTACTGGACAGATAAAATAAACTGTCATTTCGTCGCCAATGTTGATGCCAGCGCAATAACAGAGAAGCTTAAGCTACTGGATGCCGAAACGACCTTGTTCATCATGTCTTCCAAATCGTTTGGTACTCAGGAGACACTGACCAATGCATTAAGCGCTAAAGATTGGTTCTTAAAGCAAGGTGGAGAGCAGAAGGATGTCGCACAACATTTTGTCGCTGTCACTTCTAATGTCACCAAAGCCACCGAATTTGGTATCGATGCCAGTAACATCTTTCCTATGTGGGACTGGGTCGGAGGTCGCTACTCTCTTTGGTCAACAATTGGGTTACCGATTGCTCTATTGATAGGTATGGATAATTTCCGAGCTCTTTTACAAGGTGCCAATGAGATGGACCAGCATTTTTTACATGCGCCACTCGCTGAAAACATGCCTGTTCTTATGGGCTTGCTTTCATTGCTTTACGGAAACTTCCACGATGCTCAATCACATGTAGTGTTAACTTATGATCACTATTTAAGAGGCTTACCCGCTTACTTCCAACAACTCGATATGGAAAGTAATGGTAAATCTGTCACCTTAGATGGAACTGATGTGGACTATAGTACAGGACCAGTAATATGGGGTGGAGAAGGGACTAATGGGCAACATGCTTACCACCAACTGCTACATCAAGGTACTGCATTGATCCCAGCTGATTTCATCATGCCGCTTAATAGCCATAATCCACTCGGTGAACACCATATTCAACTAGCTTCTAATTGCTTCGGCCAAACCCAGGCATTGATGCAGGGCCGAAACTATGATGAGGCAATGGAAGAGCTTTCAAACAGCGAGCTAACTGCCGATGAGCAAGACTTAATCGCCAAACATAAAGTGATGCCCGGTAATAAACCTAGCAATACCATTTTGATGGATATGTTAACCCCATCGACCTTAGGGGCCCTAATCGCACTCTATGAGCATAGAACTTTCGTTCAAGGTGCTATCTGGGATATCAACTCCTTTGATCAATGGGGAGTCGAACTAGGCAAAAACTTAGGCAATGATGTTCTGGAGAGACTCAGTGCAGAGGTTAATGCAACAGAATTAGACAGCTCAAGCAATGGGCTAATCAACATGTTTAGACAAGGTAATATTTAA
- the tal gene encoding transaldolase: protein MANTLEQFKSITTIVADTGDIEAIKRYQPEDATTNPSLILKAAQIPDYAHLIENAIEWAKTQSDLIEQQVGDAGDKLAVNIGVEILKIVPGRISTEVDARLSFDKAGSITKAHKLIQLYQDAGIDKSRILIKLASTWEGICAAKELELEGINCNLTLLFSFAQARACAEAGVFLISPFVGRILDWYKKDTGLDYSASEDPGVVSVTEIYNYYKHHGFKTVVMGASFRNTGEIIELAGCDRLTIGPALLEEMANSQTQVVRKLIPAETTVEAGEPLTESQFRWAFNEDPMAVEKLAEGIRNFAIDQGKLEVMLKEKLAS from the coding sequence ATGGCTAATACACTAGAGCAATTCAAATCAATCACAACCATCGTCGCTGATACCGGTGACATTGAGGCCATCAAGCGTTATCAACCAGAAGATGCCACAACCAACCCATCATTAATTTTAAAAGCAGCCCAGATCCCGGACTATGCTCACCTCATCGAAAATGCAATTGAATGGGCCAAAACACAGAGCGATCTCATTGAACAACAAGTTGGAGATGCCGGTGATAAATTGGCCGTCAATATCGGTGTTGAGATCTTAAAAATCGTTCCAGGCCGTATCTCTACTGAAGTTGATGCTCGCCTTTCATTCGATAAAGCTGGCTCTATCACTAAAGCGCATAAACTTATTCAACTTTATCAAGACGCCGGCATTGACAAGTCTCGTATTCTTATCAAGTTAGCATCAACGTGGGAAGGTATCTGCGCAGCTAAAGAGCTAGAGTTAGAAGGCATTAACTGTAACCTAACGTTACTGTTTAGTTTTGCTCAAGCACGTGCCTGTGCCGAAGCTGGCGTTTTCCTTATCTCACCTTTTGTTGGCCGTATTCTTGACTGGTACAAGAAAGATACCGGACTCGATTACTCAGCCTCTGAAGATCCAGGTGTTGTATCTGTTACAGAGATCTATAACTACTATAAACATCATGGCTTTAAAACCGTGGTAATGGGTGCAAGTTTCAGAAACACAGGTGAGATCATCGAACTTGCTGGTTGTGACCGTTTAACAATTGGCCCAGCCCTTCTTGAAGAGATGGCTAACTCACAAACGCAAGTTGTACGTAAACTTATTCCGGCAGAAACGACAGTGGAAGCGGGTGAGCCACTGACTGAATCACAATTCCGTTGGGCGTTTAATGAAGATCCTATGGCTGTTGAAAAACTTGCCGAAGGTATTCGCAACTTTGCTATTGACCAAGGAAAGCTTGAAGTCATGCTTAAAGAGAAATTAGCCTCTTAA
- a CDS encoding OmpA family protein, translated as MMNNTLKAVLLTSMLPFAANAAQELTPWYVGGGIGVNNYEPNCDMKTMKVCGKDDPYAWDVFGGYLFNDYFGVELGYRDLGRAEWTDYANKLNDVGAKGMTLGLVGFLPLSQRWGLSAEAGAMNYLLSNNKQWGTEYYSDSGVAPYFGVGVDYNITESLKMQLKYRRYENLEDDKWNTLDMESNYWGLALSYRFGTATPAAVAAAPLVVAPLDSDNDGVIDNLDKCGNTPSTHQIDNYGCSLSLYIETTEQHEVGSILFANNSSVVKAESYEKIEKLATYMNNNPKSTVLILGHSSDVGQAAYNMMLSDKRANAVANILVEKYGINQDRVSAKGQGITQPIIEGNSPEANKANRRIEAYITDLKSESVLMLK; from the coding sequence ATGATGAACAATACATTAAAAGCAGTTCTGCTAACTTCTATGCTTCCATTTGCAGCCAATGCGGCACAAGAACTAACGCCGTGGTACGTTGGTGGTGGTATAGGTGTTAATAATTATGAACCAAACTGTGACATGAAAACCATGAAAGTATGTGGTAAAGATGATCCTTATGCTTGGGACGTATTTGGTGGTTACCTATTTAATGACTATTTTGGTGTTGAGTTAGGTTACCGCGATCTTGGTCGCGCTGAGTGGACAGATTACGCCAATAAGTTAAACGATGTAGGCGCTAAAGGTATGACCTTAGGTCTGGTTGGTTTTTTACCCTTATCACAACGTTGGGGCCTTTCGGCTGAAGCGGGCGCGATGAACTACCTACTGTCAAACAACAAACAGTGGGGCACTGAATATTACAGTGATAGTGGCGTAGCCCCCTACTTCGGTGTTGGAGTTGACTATAACATCACTGAAAGCTTAAAAATGCAGCTTAAATATCGCCGCTATGAGAATTTAGAGGATGACAAGTGGAACACCCTCGACATGGAAAGCAACTATTGGGGCTTAGCGCTTAGCTACCGATTTGGTACTGCAACTCCAGCAGCTGTTGCTGCCGCTCCTTTGGTTGTCGCCCCTCTCGATTCAGACAATGATGGTGTTATTGACAACCTTGATAAATGTGGCAATACCCCGTCAACCCACCAAATCGATAACTATGGATGTAGTCTCAGCCTTTATATCGAAACGACTGAGCAACATGAAGTTGGATCAATTTTATTCGCTAACAACTCTTCTGTAGTTAAAGCTGAATCATATGAAAAAATTGAAAAACTAGCGACTTACATGAATAACAATCCAAAATCAACCGTACTGATTTTAGGGCACTCATCAGATGTAGGGCAAGCTGCCTACAATATGATGTTATCCGACAAGCGTGCTAACGCTGTTGCGAACATTTTGGTGGAAAAATATGGGATCAACCAAGATAGAGTGTCAGCAAAAGGACAAGGGATAACGCAGCCAATTATTGAAGGTAATAGCCCCGAAGCAAACAAAGCTAACCGTCGTATAGAAGCCTACATAACAGACTTAAAGAGTGAATCTGTTCTTATGCTTAAGTAA
- a CDS encoding phosphoketolase family protein encodes MSHQQEISALKKFVRATNFLATSQIYLKQNVLHKRSLLHSDIKPRLLGHWGTCPGINFVYANVNRLIVKNQRSFVYLVGPGHGFPAVQANLFMEGSLSHFYPENIPYNETGIEDICKKFSAAYGYPSHANPEAPGQILEGGELGYSLSVAWGAVLDNPDLIAACLIGDGESETGPLAASWYANRLVDPATNGAVLPIVHINGYKISGPTRMGRMSHEELDLEFRGLGYQPFIVDDELDEDVYVQMVNAMDTAYEMITDIQIRARNGEDVVKPRWPVILMRTAKGWTGTAEYNGKKLAGNCESHQVIVNKCASDKGHLDALDTWLASYKFNELYSINEQGELIFDAEIQSLIPPSELCCGQQHLSYGGEVVRPLIKPDLEKLAYGPETPKGQRGLSMFKMGEWMRDAFKLNREQRNLRIFSPDETYSNQLQAVFEETDRAWQWPIEEWDQDMARDGRVIELLSENLLFGMMHGYTVTGRHAMFPTYESFSQVVSSMADQYCKYVYASQGVHFRKPVPACNVVLSSLLERQDHNGYSHQNPSFLGAMLEKHPKIISAYLPADGNSTLVYTERAFDDRDKLNILVAGKKDLPQWLTLDEARQQAKDGVMVWDFASDENPDVVLVGCGDYVTQEAMASLVLIRELLPRVRIRFVSVTELTSSGLGSVDFQSKPWLMDEIFTTDKGVIFNYHGYPNTIKKLVFDYKGNRRFRIKGYEEEGSTTTPFDMGVRNGTSRYHLVIDMAYKLFQQGVIDETQHVSLTTDMLQRLVDHRNYIKANGVDPISLENWVWNR; translated from the coding sequence ATGTCACATCAGCAAGAGATCAGCGCATTAAAGAAATTTGTCCGAGCCACTAACTTTTTAGCCACATCACAAATTTATCTCAAACAAAACGTACTGCATAAGCGTTCACTTCTGCACTCAGATATCAAGCCCAGATTACTTGGCCATTGGGGAACATGTCCCGGTATCAATTTTGTTTATGCTAACGTCAACCGACTTATTGTTAAAAACCAACGTTCGTTCGTCTATCTTGTTGGCCCAGGCCACGGTTTCCCGGCAGTGCAGGCTAACCTATTTATGGAGGGCTCTCTCAGTCACTTCTACCCAGAAAACATTCCCTACAATGAAACTGGTATTGAAGATATCTGTAAAAAATTCTCTGCGGCTTATGGCTACCCTTCTCATGCAAACCCTGAAGCACCGGGCCAAATTTTAGAGGGCGGTGAACTGGGCTATTCACTTTCTGTTGCCTGGGGAGCGGTATTAGATAACCCAGATCTAATAGCAGCGTGTTTAATCGGTGATGGAGAGTCAGAAACAGGCCCATTAGCCGCATCTTGGTATGCTAACCGCTTAGTCGATCCCGCAACCAACGGTGCGGTTCTTCCCATCGTTCACATCAATGGCTATAAAATTTCTGGTCCAACTCGCATGGGCCGTATGAGCCACGAAGAGTTAGATCTTGAATTTAGAGGACTGGGTTACCAACCATTCATCGTCGATGATGAACTGGATGAAGATGTCTATGTGCAGATGGTTAACGCCATGGACACCGCTTATGAGATGATCACAGATATTCAGATCCGAGCACGCAATGGTGAAGATGTAGTTAAACCACGCTGGCCTGTTATTTTGATGCGGACCGCCAAAGGCTGGACTGGTACAGCTGAATATAATGGTAAGAAGTTAGCGGGGAATTGTGAGTCTCATCAAGTTATCGTCAACAAATGTGCAAGCGATAAAGGCCACCTAGATGCGCTTGACACTTGGCTTGCCAGTTACAAGTTTAATGAACTCTACTCAATCAATGAACAAGGCGAGTTAATTTTCGATGCAGAGATCCAATCATTAATCCCACCAAGTGAACTCTGTTGTGGTCAACAGCACTTAAGTTATGGTGGTGAAGTCGTTCGCCCCTTGATTAAACCTGATCTTGAAAAGCTTGCATACGGACCAGAAACGCCAAAAGGACAGCGTGGTCTCTCTATGTTCAAGATGGGCGAGTGGATGCGTGATGCATTCAAACTTAACCGCGAACAACGCAATTTACGTATATTCAGCCCAGATGAAACCTATTCAAACCAGCTTCAAGCAGTATTTGAAGAGACTGACCGAGCATGGCAGTGGCCTATCGAAGAGTGGGATCAAGATATGGCGCGCGACGGACGCGTCATAGAACTGCTATCAGAAAACTTGCTCTTTGGTATGATGCATGGTTATACAGTTACCGGTCGTCACGCCATGTTCCCCACTTATGAGTCATTCTCACAAGTGGTATCTTCTATGGCAGATCAATACTGCAAATATGTATATGCAAGTCAAGGGGTTCATTTCCGTAAACCCGTACCAGCCTGTAACGTTGTACTATCTTCACTACTTGAGCGACAAGATCACAATGGTTACTCACATCAGAACCCATCTTTCTTAGGGGCGATGCTGGAAAAACACCCAAAGATCATCTCGGCTTATCTACCTGCTGATGGCAACAGTACACTCGTCTATACCGAGCGCGCTTTTGATGACAGAGACAAGTTAAATATTCTGGTGGCAGGCAAAAAAGATCTTCCTCAATGGTTAACACTTGATGAAGCACGCCAACAAGCTAAAGATGGCGTCATGGTGTGGGATTTTGCATCGGATGAAAACCCTGATGTGGTACTAGTCGGTTGTGGTGATTATGTCACCCAGGAGGCGATGGCATCTCTGGTACTGATCCGCGAGTTGCTTCCACGAGTGCGTATCCGTTTTGTCAGTGTAACCGAGCTAACCAGCAGTGGCCTTGGTAGTGTAGATTTCCAAAGTAAGCCCTGGTTAATGGATGAGATTTTTACCACTGATAAAGGGGTGATATTTAACTATCACGGCTACCCAAATACCATTAAGAAATTGGTCTTTGACTATAAAGGTAACCGCAGATTCAGAATCAAGGGCTATGAAGAGGAAGGCTCTACGACTACACCATTCGATATGGGAGTACGAAATGGCACATCTCGTTATCACTTAGTCATTGATATGGCGTACAAGCTATTCCAACAGGGTGTCATTGATGAAACTCAACATGTTTCTTTAACCACTGACATGCTTCAACGCTTAGTCGATCATAGAAATTACATCAAAGCCAACGGTGTCGACCCTATAAGCTTAGAAAACTGGGTCTGGAATCGCTAA